TTACCTTTACATCACGTGTTTCTTTTCGCTCTGTACTAAAACTTTGAGAAAGATTTGTGATCAAGGCAAACACCCGTTTATCTCCATTGAGTTCTTGCgttatttcaaaaaccATTCTTTCATAGTTCATTTGTATCTCCTTCGCCCTGACCTCTATTAGTTCATATTTAGAAATTTTGCAACCCACAATATCATTCTTTACCACTGTACGAGAGAGAAATTGCGCCCTTGGATTTTTGTTAAACAGTTTATCGCCAAACAACT
This genomic stretch from Saccharomyces mikatae IFO 1815 strain IFO1815 genome assembly, chromosome: 5 harbors:
- the SMKI05G1690 gene encoding uncharacterized protein (similar to Saccharomyces cerevisiae YER085C), with translation MNFKEPLVDFLKSLLNNINSAFSYRIHLLQLQLLRETNILKVLNRGIEKLFGDKLFNKNPRAQFLSRTVVKNDIVGCKISKYELIEVRAKEIQMNYERMVFEITQELNGDKRVFALITNLSQSFSTERKETRDVKVKHGRPYDKNEIQVLPIRIKPIRLERRARMMKKKETSN